The Topomyia yanbarensis strain Yona2022 chromosome 3, ASM3024719v1, whole genome shotgun sequence nucleotide sequence AAGCCCCACTCTTTTCCCAATTTCTCTCGACACTACTATTATGCTGTAGTAAAACATCATTAAAAAATTGTGTTGACGTCGGTTTGAATATTGATTCTAATTCAAGAACAATCAACTTATTGTGGACCTTGTAATCATAATTTGTCACCCTATCTAATAAGATCAATAAGGAAACTTCAATATCTTATAAGAGAAACACCGAAACGATACATACAAATATTCTATTTGATTCCATCAAATTATACAAATAGGCCAAAAcatcattaaacaaatatttatgttCAAATACTCCTGCGCTGATATACAATTTTCATTTTGCACTCTATTATCACAGTCATGTCACCTAgagactagaagaaaatttctttttagtcactaggtgacgtgaccgTGAGAAAAGGGCCTCCTGATCTAATTAAAATTGCAGCATATGGCGACACCTTTCACATGAACGTAGATACATAATACTCTTCTACCAGCTAATGGCCTTTTCGGTTACACACAGCCATTCATATGGCCAACTGTAACGATTGGTTTACTGAAATAAGTTTCAGAGTATTTATACGTAACATTTCTAAACATCTAAGCAGCATCGTTGAATTTTCGTTTCGTGGTTAATAAAAAGTTGGAACACCTGAAGTATCATTAATGTAGGCCAATTGCATCTCAATGATTTGCTGTTTTAGTTGCAGCTTatcttttaatgatttttcaacAGCGGCATTGTGACGTCGTTGTTCTTCTAGTTCTGACTTTTTGGATTCATCGATGCTGCTTAAAGTTTTGTATATTCTTCTAACATTGTATCCGAAATCATCCATTCTGTTATTGATCGCTGTCAAAGTAGATACCACGGTTAagtggtgttttttttgttcattgatCTGCTCTTCGAGCAGATCGATCGCTGTTCTTTTGGATTTCTTGGGTTTTGGAAGACTCCGGATGACATCATCGTCCGAATCAGCGATGCGATTGTTCAAGTCGCTGATCACATCAAGTGTCTCGTTGCTCTGTCCAGATGCATTTATTGTGTGATCATCTTCCCGAAATTCGCATGACGGTGTACCAAACGAGATTGCATGCTGTACACCTTCAACAGTTGCTCGTAGTCCAGTCAAACAAACTGCTTGTTCTTCTAAGTCCGACAACTCAATCAGTTTGTTTGGTCCGCCGCCAGTAGCCCGCAACTCCTTGACATTGTGCGCGagttttttcttaagatttgATTTGTAATCAAACCATACCTAAAATgtataattatgtaaaataaatCGTTAGGTTAGGAAAAACCAATGATATTCTTAATTTGCATATAAAAATAGCAATCGATCCATCTTTCAGAAATTTTGTCAggcgtttaattttacatgtgcaCTTATTTAGCAAAGTATCAAAAATGTGTACTGTTTTAATTATTGTTCCAGAAGAGAAGTATTTCGGTAGATTTAGGAATATCTGAACAATTTATGAGGTATGTCAGCGGAAGAAAGAATAGAAATATGAAAGTGATTATTTTGTTTCGAATGATGACAatcaacatttgaaaaactgtcGCAAACATCGCACTTTTCCACAATAAACTTACCTTTTTCCAGCCTGTTGAATCTTTAATAGGCGGTCCCATACTGTTTAACTCAGTCGCAAGAGTACTCCAAAAAGGAGCCACATTCCCTTTGGAGAATCCTTTTGCCACATCCGGCCTTGTCTCCAGAAGCGCTATCATTCGTGAGAACTGCCGTTTAGATGTGCTTTTCGTTTTTGCTGATTCCCTGTAAAATATCATAATACGATTAGTTCCtatattagattttttttatttgtaaaaaactACCCGAACGAAAATTTGTTACTTACATTTTAAATCCGCAACCAAACAATCTCGGATCCACATACGAGTGAAAACTCCGTTCGAACGTAATAGAAAATTACGTTGACGTTTGAATCGAGCGATGTTCGAAAAACGGATTCATTCGATCGAAACCGATAATGCAAATTGGTCGATTCGATCGTAATGATTCGAAACGTCGTAATAAAGAATAAGGGTGTATATCTAGTCGTAAAAACTTATAGAAATCAAGCTTCCATCCGCAAACCGGAAAAATGCTCAATAACCGTATCTCCATGGATATATCCGAAGAATCGGCATCACTGCCCGTGAATGTCATGCATTCAGCCCGAAAATTGATCATTCGTGAGACCCGAAGAGGCGGACATAGGTGCTACAAATCCGATGGACGAATGGGTATTTGCTTTTAGACCCAGCCGGAAGACACTATTTGGCGCAAGGTTCCTAAATTccgatgaaattataataattacAATTCAAT carries:
- the LOC131687066 gene encoding uncharacterized protein LOC131687066; protein product: MINERMKSKPKGENERRKESAKTKSTSKRQFSRMIALLETRPDVAKGFSKGNVAPFWSTLATELNSMGPPIKDSTGWKKVWFDYKSNLKKKLAHNVKELRATGGGPNKLIELSDLEEQAVCLTGLRATVEGVQHAISFGTPSCEFREDDHTINASGQSNETLDVISDLNNRIADSDDDVIRSLPKPKKSKRTAIDLLEEQINEQKKHHLTVVSTLTAINNRMDDFGYNVRRIYKTLSSIDESKKSELEEQRRHNAAVEKSLKDKLQLKQQIIEMQLAYINDTSGVPTFY